AAAGTGAtttctaaataaactaaaacatttcTCATAAAATTCTCCCAAGATCAAATGATGTGAGCTATGgtatctgcatttattttattactttaaagTCTTGCTGTGTGTCAACatgtgtttctatttttatttctctggAATTATAGAAGAAACATCCGAGACAAAATTGATACTATGTCCATTAAGTCGTCTTAGCTATGAAAAAGCAATATAAAATTATTCTGGGTTTTTATAGGTACACTTAAGATTTTATAGATACATTAAGACTAAAGAATCAGATTAAAATAGATTATTTCGATTATTAAAAAGCATAAACGCAGAGACTTGGAGTTTATCTTCAGCACAAAGACGCATAGACAGTTTCATACTCTACATCACAACTGCACTATACACTTCCCACACTGCACACTTCCTGCATGCTCCTCAGCAGAACACACACGAAGATATTCACACACAATAATCTCTCACTGTGATAAGCGTGAGGAGGGGAGCGGaagaaaaaagggaaaaagaaaGATGGAGAGCTAAATTTAGGCAAGATGATAGGGAAGGATAATAAGTTGAGAGCACACATCGAATGCaaggtggtggtggtggtggtggtggtggggggctCTGGTAACCAACGGAGACGAGAGATTGTCAATATGATGCAATAAAGAAATGCctgatttattaatgtcttgCTCTGACAAAAGATATTAATGCAATCATGTATTTTTGAGCTATACAGTATTATAAAATTGTGTAAAAACTAATTCTGCAGTTTTACCTTTATCACATCATCTCTGATGTCAAAATAAACCATAGTTTAACATGTTACATTGACGTTATTGTTTTACACATGTACCATGGTAGCaatattctttaaataaatagcatGTAGTATATAAATATGGTAATTCAGTACCATGGTATATGTAGTGGGGTCCAAATTTTTGAGACCACATTGAAAAACTGAGATtgcaaatataaatacacatttttaaacatttattcatatatgcaaatatatatactgtatgtgtatataaaacatatagaaattatacataaaatcaGATTTTCTGATGGATGGCAGAATTTGtgataaaaattgtaaaaaaaaaaaaaaaaaaaaggaaataaattgtaaaaaaaaaaaaaaatatatatatatatatatatatatatatatgaatgaatgagagagagagagagagagagagagagagagagagagagagagagagagagaattttacagttgttgttttttttgtttgttttagttttcaaATTCTCAATTTTTACTTTTCTGCCATCAATCAAAacatcatatacacacacatatacatatatatatatgattttttgATTGATGgcagaaaaagtaaaaaaaaaaaagaaatagtaaaaattgtattttcactagtggTACCATGGTACAGTAATGATAATATGTGGTATTTTATTATCACTGTACCATGTTACCACCAtactacttttttttgtaagaaactgaagaaactgcaacaaaatgtatttttttaaaaacgttatCTGAAATTGTTTCTGTGAATGGGTGTGACAGTAAATTTGGGTCTTTGTAGGCATGCAACCGTCCAGTCCGGGCGTATGTATGTGCATGCGAGAAAGTTTGTGTGTGAGATGTTTGCAGGTCGCTATCGCAAGAGCAGGTTGGCATGGGTGAATATGAAAGTTGATGATAGCACATTCCCCTCACATTTCACAGGTTCGTAATCATTTCTTACTTCATTCCTCTCACTTCCaatctctcactctctcagaGTTTGACTGCTTAGCCTGTCACTCATATTAGCCTCAGAGCCCCACtgtgagtgaatgagtgtatatatatatatatgtgtgtgtgtgtgaaatactCACCAAAGGTCATCTTCTTCTGGCAGTCATCTCACTTGATACCATCTTGTGCGAATGAGCAATATGTGCCTGTCCTGTACAGTTTTTTGCTTATAGTCATGGTTGAAGCCGAAttctcatatttttatattcttaaatacatacaatacaaacatatattttagtAGTATAAAGCCTCAATGAATGCACACGTTGCattaagaaatattaacattgctAAAGCACAATTTATCAAATTCCTGACTGTGTAGCACCTGGCTACCATGCGGCTCTGCATCTGCCAAGGATCCCAGCATCAGGAAAGAGCAACTAAAGTTTCATTTTAGATAATTTCAGTTTGATTTGAACAGTTTGAGCGGCACAGTGAAGGGCAGCAGcaaactactgtatattttagcacattttCTCATTTTGCATGCAAAGGCAGCATCTAAATTAAAGTCTTAAAGGAAAAGAAGTGAAAAAgaccacacacatacacaaaaaatcCCTCTGTGGtctattttacagtataaagttaaccttaaaaaaaaacagtccatttaaatgtaaaatcataAGGAAAAATtgtctattctatttctattttatgtgCAAAAATGTGACTAACATTATAAGTAGACATAacgattaaattaaatttactttaaaacttttactttttttaatcatatcTTTACGTTTTGTGTTAAAAAACACTACATATCAATTATACAAAATACACCCCGTTTCATGCTTGCAAATAGAAGTGTTTTTTATAGCTCGACTTACACTGAAGTGTGGCATTCTTTGATATTTATGCTGTTCTCTATTTGCACATACAAGCCCAAACTCAGTCTTTGAATTAGAAGTGAGCTTGAACTTTAAAGTGACTCATATCACATTCAATCGCAAATAAACGCGTTTATTACAAATATGAGAACATAGGAAGAAAGACGAAGGTGAAAAGAAACGAGATGAATCAGAAGAAATCACTGAGTTGACATAGTGTTAGATTAGGGTACAGTGACAGAAAGAAACTACACAGAGTGAACATACCTGCTGTTGTTCTTTGATTATGTCTCTCTCGATTTGAGTCTCCTTTGTCGTTTCTTTCTCCCTTAATTATCTTTCGCTCCTCTCCGGTTTTCTTCAAGTTCCTCGCTTGTGTGTGAACTGGAGGCAGGTGAGCGGATGATGAGCTCAGTTCAGCTCCGTCGTGGCGACTCCTTCAGTTAATACAGCGCGCGTGCGAAcgtctcctcctcctcctctctctctcctccgaGACTGAAAGAGAACGATGCCCTCCGATGTTTCCAAATCGCTCTCATTTCGTCTCGTTTCATCAACATCGTACACCTCAAAGTGCAAACTACAGTGAgtagttaataataaaaataaaataaaaatcagcataCACCAAAACCCAGAATTGTTTGACTAATGGATATAATACACACCAAAACCAAAAATGCCATGTCGATGTGAAAGTTTAATGTCATACAATGAACCTATGGATATAAGTTTTCCATTCtgattctttatttattaaatgcaaCCCtagaagaaataaaattaaataaaaaaaaagctctaCAGCGCCACCACGAGTCCACTTCACGcgcttttatattttaattaacttcATGTTTGTTCTATGAATTCCTTTGTAAAGCACAATgatcctgcaaaaaaaaaaaaaaaaaaacaatagtagATTTCCACTGTACACACATAAAATAACAGAATTATTCTGTATccagaaatataaattttaattcatttccGTTTTAAAGAGTGGACTGCTAAAATGATTACATGTCAAACAGTCCAGTTGTCAGGTGAAAGCAGAGTAAACATGTTTGTTAAATATTGTTAACACTTACAGAGTGATCCATGTTAAAGCACGTTCATGGGTGTGAGAAGCGgtattaaattcatatttaatgtgaatcagTCATGACCaattcataatttaaaagtGTTTCAGGCCAGACAATACAGGGGATGAAACCAACACATAGTATAACACCTTCCACAGCAACAAGCTACAAATAGGATTCTCTAGAAACTCATCCTTTAGGTTTCAATGATttccaattaaaataaaaaaagctcaCAAACTAgttattaaacttaaaaaaaaaatttttttttaaattaaacaataaaaaaaggcaaccttaaagcaaaaataagttaattcaactttatcttttattaataacaaaaacagcaaaaccGTTCAATGCCAACATCAAAATCCAAAACGTATATACAAGGCAAACCCGGAGTACAGTGATTAGAAGCTCTCAGACTATGGTACAATATAGACCACAACTCCCATGAAGCCATGGGAAATGAGGAAATAAAACTGAGAAATTTCAACAAGTCAGTCAaagttgttttttaaaagtatctGATGAATAAGCTACAGCTAATAAATCAAAGCCCCCCTATGAGTAACAAACCTCTAAGAACAGTGTTACAACACTTGATAAAATGAGAGAGTGCTGTGTGTTCAGTACAATACCCCTAACTTTGCAAAACTATAAAACAAAACTCAACGAactggtgtgaaaaagtgctggaaaaatagaaaaatgcaGCATGACTGTGTTCACAGTGATATCAATATTCCGTCATCGCTATAATTTTAAACAAGTCAAGCATCCTGTGACCTGCTGTGACTTACAGGgctcagtaaaaaaaaaaaaaattaatttttgaattAATGCAATGATCTTATTTACACCTCTTAACTgcaccaaagaaaaaaaaaaaaaagcattaatgaAGTAATGGAAGTACAGTGATAATGACCAATGAAAGCAGATTTAGCGTAAAAAAGGAGGGGGAAGCCACTGTACCCTGGTGCTCAATAACCAAACAGAGAAAATCCAAACACGTGCCCTGAATGTGAAAACCCCCaaataaaactagtttaacagTGAACACTCGCCAGCCTAAATAAGTAAACAAATGAACATTGGTTTAAAACAACAGACTGAACAGTCAGAACAGTTACTTAAATGCATACGGTGCATCACCAACAGTGAGTCAAACTTTAAAATAAGCAAacgtaaaatataaatatgtatttgtgaGCTTAAAAGTGTCTTTAAAGTTAGTTGGCCatgacaaagaaagaaaaacacagacaagaCAAATAAATGGGTGGAATAAGCCAAAGCAAACAAAGCTTGTCAAATGTTTCAGTGTGTGGATGTGTGAGGAATTAAGTTACAATATGATCGTATGATCATAAAATGTCATTCCCTCTATATACACCTTCACATCACACCCAGGGTGACCCTATCTGCAACGGTGTTTGAAAGCACAATGAAGTTCATTGCTTGATCTCCATCAAGTCGTTGTCCTCTGCTTCTATAGGATTCTACCCTAAGACAAAGGAACAAAGTGACTCTGTGAAAGTGACTCGAGACTAAAGACTGTATCTTCATTTTAGGTGCACAAAAACTTACCACAAAAAGGAGTCTGTGCTAGTGCTGAAGGCTACAGAAGGGTTAGCAAAGTCTGGACTCCACAATCCACATAGTTCTGAAAGAGAATCACACATACACTCTTCTTATATTGATGAGCCTTTCAAATTTAGCATACGTTTTCCCTTCAGGTGTTTGCAATTTTCATATTAAGCCAGCACTGCCATCTAAAGGCTTACCACAGCACAACAATCCAATGCAATATGGGTGTATAGCACTTTGTTAACTGTGATTAATAAAGACTGTAtggtagggctgtgcaattaattgtagtcgattatcatgcgcatctcttcagtaaagccggtttcgtgattagcagtaaatcgccatcacctgctttcagatggagcagcagttaatacacagagccgtagttcactgacaagctaggcaATCTCATGTTCATAATCGAAGGTGACCTTTGATTATGAACGCGGTTtagcgtagcttgtcagtgaaccggctttactgacgagatgcgcatgataaaTCGAatacgattaattgcacagccccaCTGTATGGTTACAGTCTTGTGGCACATTGTGATTGAAGCATCATGGCACGGATCATGTTCTGAGGTAGCTGCTCAGAGCTACTCTTCACACTTGTGGAAGTCATGAAAACAAACTATGATAGTGGATCTGGTTAACTGCCTAGAGCCCCAAGAGTTCACATCACTAATATCTCATGGTTTCATTTTGAAACAAGTTAGTCATATTACTCACAAAGAAACTCAAAAAGCTTTCCCTACAACTTGCCAAACATTTGTTTTAACTTGAAATTGATAGAAATATTGCtattgtatattaaaatatgctcaaaataataaatattaataacaagaacaattaaaacatttaaggaaaaacaaaattaaattttccGCCACAAATcataaacatcaaaatcaaaaagaaaacaattagttaaaaaaataaataaataaaaaaacatttcatagggccctgaTTGCAGAGCATTTTAGCAAATCTCTGACCTTAGGACCTTTAGCACAGACTAAATTAAAGCCTGTTCTTATTGCTACACTGCactgacattattaaaatgctaGAGGCAGCTGTCTTGGACAAGCTTACGCACACTCttctcaatttaatttaatgggTAGGGCAAGAACACTGGGCTAACTAAAGTGGTTAACATCTTTGTTCAAATTATACTATAAGCAATTACAATATATTGGTGCATCTCTAAGGATAAAAGGACAGTAAGATTActcaatgttttaaaagaaaattgcatttttttgttaataaatatatttaaaacagttctactgtgcaatattattttagtttaaaataacttatttgaatataaaatgtaatttattcccataatggcaaagctgaatttttaacattctttactccagtcttcagggtcacaagatccctcagaaatcattctaatatgcagatttggtgctcaagaaacatttattagtattaaaaacttaatatttgtgtggaaaccatgattccTTGATAAATGGTTGAAAAGaacggcatttatttgaaaccgaaatcttttgtaacattagaaattCTTTgccacttttgaacaatttagtTCAAAAGTCTTACTGGCTGCAAAATTTTGAAtagaacaaatgtttttttctagaCATGGCATTTTGAGATGCAACTACAACAACCAAGTTCAACCCATTACGCTCAGTTCCTTATTTACCAACCGAGAAAAAAGGGGAGTGGAGCTGACCTGATTGACAAGCCTTGTCCTCTGCTCTCCACACCACTGTGGCAAGGGatactaatacacacacacacacacaaacaaaaaccccACAAtggttaaattttttttttaaacaatggacagtttttaaaaaaaactaatacatCCAGAAAAGAAAGTGTGCATGAACGCAAATGTGTGACTGTACCTGGTACGCATATGTGGTCTGTGCATAGTTCATGGGCACCTGTGGGACAATAAATCCTGGAGGACTGGAGTACGAGTAAGGCTATGAAGAGACAGGAAAAACAGACGAATACACTGATATTCTACAATCTTTGGAATGTGCAAAATATTAACTCTTTCACATGTTAATATGCAGTGTGGCATGGTTTGTATGAACATTGTATAGTTACCTGCATGTACTGATTCCCTCCATTAAAGGCAGGTGAGGGCGGGGCCAGTCCTGGGGGACAGCAGCTGCAGTACACATATGGGCTGGGGCTTATCCACTGTGATGGACCAATCATTGGAGATGACACGGAACCTGGAAATAAGATTCCAACGCATTTTAACTAATGAAATTACATGACTGgaagtttaaacatttattattgcaGAAGTCATTTAAAAAGATCTCAGCCAAAGATGCCCACTACCAATTCtttaaaattgagaaaatttcCAGGTCTCCaattagggttgggtatcgaGAACCGGTTCCATTTTAGAACTGGTTCCAAATTTCCAAGAACCGGGTATTCGATTAGATGCGTGCATTTCTGCTTAACGATACAGGTGTTcacattttaatgtgatttaaagCGATTTAAGTGTGGGAACGGAAAGAACTTGCGCTCTGTTTGCGAGCAGCGCACAAATCTGAAGCGCAAGCACGAGAACAACGGTCTCGGTACAGGTTCCCTGCCGTGTCTGTTCTCGAACAGTTCTGTGCATTTCCATTGCAGAAAAGGTTGTTCTTGACCGAATCTCTAATAACTttaatctatattttatttatgaaaagaaaactacgctgtgtttttaaacttttaataacaGTTTCTGTACCAGCTTTGGTTCAGTTGTATTGCTGATTGATTCGTTTGTTCCTATTTTATTACTGACCGTTTTACTgtctttaacaatttaatatgaaatttatATAAGTCTAGTTGTTTTTGATATGCTATTTTTGTTAAAAGTGTAGGCAAAAGTTCCTCTTGCAAGTGATCTGTAGGCAGCTGATTTTTGCTCATGTTATTCAGCTGCAACAGAATGCTTTGCAAAAAGACACAGAACAAATGTTTGACTTCATTTTTTCAtattggatttgtttttatcttaTTGGAATCGAAACTAGGAATCGATAAGCAGAATCGGAATCGATAAAATTCACATGATACCCAACCCTATCTCCAATCAGATTAAAAGTTTATTCAATATAGCAATTCCATGACTTCTGTACAAGACAGACCAAACAGTCTGTGAAGTGCATGGACTCACGAGAATTTCGCTCTTTCATGATGGCAGGTCCCAGTTTGAGTTTTTTCCCTTTAAAACTGATCGGCTGCTGTAGAAGAATTGAAATAGTACAAAACGTTAAGATGCCTTCATAACATCAATACCAAGACAAAAAAGAGAGAAGACTGTCACAGACAAGTAAAATGACCTCCTTACATCAACGATAGTCTGGATATCAACGTCctcactgaaataaacaaaaccgTACCTGTGAGAAAGAAGAGGTACAACTAATCAGAGGTGGCAggtaaagacattttttaaagcaataaatattctataaagggatagtttacaccacaaatgacaattctgtcatcattaactcctttatgttgttccaaaattACTTCCTTTGAATGGAATGACAGTAAATgacaaaagaacattttttggACACTTGATACAATGCACAATTGTGATTGTCTggtaaaattataaattcaaACTATATTAGTTCAGAAAATGCgatatattagtatatataaAACTCTTAGGGTGGGTTGCACCAACAAGGATTAAATTAAGCAAAGTTTAGAGCTAATCGAGGATTTGTTGATctgggttttattttaaatcgagTTGTGTTGCACCACTTAATTTTAAACTTAGATTAACAAATTAGAATTAGAA
This portion of the Onychostoma macrolepis isolate SWU-2019 chromosome 19, ASM1243209v1, whole genome shotgun sequence genome encodes:
- the dazl gene encoding deleted in azoospermia-like isoform X1 encodes the protein MYQGVQLPLCLICGLYSQDIQKHRQGFPSSLKLSNGYILPEGKMTPNTLFVGGIDMKVDENEIREFFAKYGSVKEVKIITYRGGICKGYGFVYFSEDVDIQTIVDQPISFKGKKLKLGPAIMKERNSRSVSSPMIGPSQWISPSPYVYCSCCPPGLAPPSPAFNGGNQYMQPYSYSSPPGFIVPQVPMNYAQTTYAYQYPLPQWCGEQRTRLVNQNYVDCGVQTLLTLL
- the dazl gene encoding deleted in azoospermia-like isoform X2; the encoded protein is MDIQKHRQGFPSSLKLSNGYILPEGKMTPNTLFVGGIDMKVDENEIREFFAKYGSVKEVKIITYRGGICKGYGFVYFSEDVDIQTIVDQPISFKGKKLKLGPAIMKERNSRSVSSPMIGPSQWISPSPYVYCSCCPPGLAPPSPAFNGGNQYMQPYSYSSPPGFIVPQVPMNYAQTTYAYQYPLPQWCGEQRTRLVNQNYVDCGVQTLLTLL